In Peromyscus leucopus breed LL Stock chromosome 16_21, UCI_PerLeu_2.1, whole genome shotgun sequence, a single genomic region encodes these proteins:
- the Sema4c gene encoding LOW QUALITY PROTEIN: semaphorin-4C (The sequence of the model RefSeq protein was modified relative to this genomic sequence to represent the inferred CDS: inserted 2 bases in 1 codon) yields MAPHWAVWLLAAGLWGLGIGAEVWWNLVPRKTVSSGELATVVRRFSQTGIQDFLTLTLREHSGLLYVGAREALFAFSVEALELRGVISWEAPVEKKMECTQKGKSNQTECFNFIRFLQPYNASHLYVCGTYAFQPKCTYIDMITFTLERGEFEDGKGKCPYDPAKGHTGLLVDGELFSATLNNFLGTEPVILRNMGPHHSIKTEYLAFWLNEPHFVGSAYVPESVGSFTGDDDKVYFFFSERAVEYDCYAEQVVARVARVCKGDMGGARTLQKKWTTFLKAQLVCSAPEWKVYFNQLRAVHTLLGTSWHNTTFFGVFQARWGDMDLSAICEYQLEQIQQVFEGPYKEYSEQAQKWARYTDPVPSPRPGSCINNWHRHNGYTSSLELPDNILNFIKKHPLMEEQVRPRWDRPLLVKKNTNFTHVVADRVTGLDGATYTVLFIGTGDGWLLKAVSLGPWVHMVEELQVFDQEPVESLVLSRSRKMLFAGSRSQLVQLPLTDCTKYRFCADCVLARDPYCAWNVNTSRCVATTSAHSGSLLVQHVINLDTSKICNQYGIKKVRPTPKNITVVTGTDLVLPCHLSSNLAHARWTFRGRDLTAEQPGSFLYDRGLQALVVMAAQPRHTGPYHCYSEEQGTRLAAESYLVSVVAGPSVTLEARAPLENLGLVWLAVVALGAVCLVLLLLVLSLRRRLREELEKGAKAAERTLVYPLEMPKEPTSPPFRPGPETDEKLWDPVGYYYSDGSLKIVPGHARCQPGVGXPSPPPGIPGQPLPSPTRLHLGGGRNSNANGYVRLQLGGEDRGGLGHPLPELADELRRKLQQRQPLPDSNPEESSV; encoded by the exons ATGGCCCCACACTGGGCTGTCTGGCTGCTGGCAGCAGGGCTGTGGGGCCTGGGCATTGGGGCTGAGGTGTGGTGGAACCTTGTGCCCCGGAAGACAGTATCTTCTGGGG AGCTGGCCACAGTAGTGAGGCGGTTCTCCCAGACGGGCATCCAGGACTTCCTGACCTTGACCCTGAGAGAGCACTCTGGGCTTTTATATGTGGGGGCCCGAGAGGCGCTGTTTGCCTTCAGCGTAGAGGCTCTGGAGCTGCGAGGAGTG ATCTCCTGGGAGGCCCCGGTTGAGAAGAAGATGGAGTGTACCCAGAAAGGGAAGAGCAACCAG ACCGAATGCTTCAACTTCATCCGCTTCCTTCAGCCGTACAATGCCTCCCACCTGTACGTCTGTGGTACCTATGCCTTCCAGCCCAAGTGCACCTACATC GACATGATTACTTTCACCTTGGAGCGGGGAGAATTTGAGGATGGGAAGGGTAAATGTCCCTATGACCCAGCTAAGGGCCACACTGGACTGCTTGTGG ATGGTGAGTTGTTCTCAGCCACACTCAACAACTTCCTGGGTACAGAACCTGTCATCCTGAGAAACATGGGGCCCCACCACTCCATCAAGACCGAGTACCTGGCGTTTTGGCTGAATG AACCCCACTTTGTAGGCTCTGCCTACGTCCCCGAGAGTGTGGGGAGCTTCACGGGGGACGATGACAAGGTCTACTTCTTCTTCAGCGAGCGGGCAGTGGAGTATGACTGCTATGCCGAGCAGGTGGTGGCCCGTGTGGCTCGAGTCTGTAAG GGAGACATGGGGGGCGCACGGACCCTGCAGAAGAAGTGGACAACGTTCCTAAAAGCGCAGTTGGTGTGCTCAGCCCCGGAGTGGAAGGTCTACTTCAACCAGCTTCGGGCAGTGCACACCCTGCTGGGTACCTCTTGGCACAACACCACCTTCTTCGGGGTCTTTCAAGCGCGATG GGGTGATATGGACCTGTCCGCAATCTGTGAGTACCAGTTGGAACAGATCCAGCAGGTGTTCGAGGGTCCCTACAAAGAGTACAGTGAGCAAGCCCAGAAGTGGGCCCGCTATACTGACCCGGTCCCCAGTCCTCGCCCTGGTTCG tGTATCAACAATTGGCATCGCCACAATGGCTACACCAGTTCTCTGGAGCTGCCCGACAATATCCTCAACTTCATCAAGAAGCACCCGCTGATGGAGGAGCAGGTGAGGCCTCGGTGGGACCGCCCCTTACTCGTGAAGAAGAACACTAACTTCACGCACGTGGTGGCCGACAGGGTCACGGGACTTGATGGCGCCACCTATACAGTGCTGTTCATTGGTACAG GAGATGGCTGGCTGCTGAAGGCTGTGAGCCTGGGGCCCTGGGTCCACATGGTAGAGGAACTGCAGGTGTTTGACCAGGAGCCAGTGGAGAGTCTGGTGCTGTCTCGGAGCAGG AAGATGCTTTTCGCTGGCTCCCGCTCTCAGCTGGTTCAGTTACCCCTGACTGACTGCACAAAGTACCGCTTCTGTGCAGACTGCGTCCTCGCCCGGGACCCCTACTGTGCCTGGAATGTCAACACCAGCCGCTGTGTGGCCACCACCAGTGCTCACTCAGG ATCCCTTCTGGTCCAACATGTGATAAACTTGGACACCTCAAAGATCTGTAACCAGTATGGCATTAAAAAAG TCAGACCTACCCCCAAGAACATCACAGTAGTCACAGGCACAGACCTGGTTCTGCCCTGCCACCTCTCATCCAATTTGGCCCACGCTCGCTGGACCTTCAGAGGCCGGGACCTGACTGCAGAGCAACCTGGCTCCTTCCTCTATGACAGAGGACTCCAGGCCCTGGTAGTGATGGCTGCCCAGCCCCGCCATACCGGGCCCTATCACTGCTATTCGGAGGAGCAGGGGACAAGGCTGGCTGCAGAAAGCTACCTTGTCTCTGTCGTGGCTGGCCCGTCAGTGACCCTGGAGGCCCGGGCTCCCTTGGAAAACCTGGGACTCGTATGGCTCGCTGTGGTGGCTCTGGGGGCTGTGTGCCtggtgttgctgctgctggtTCTGTCCCTTCGTCGGCGACTTCGAGAAGAGCTCGAAAAAGGTGCCAAGGCAGCCGAGAGGACATTGGTGTACCCCCTAGAAATGCCCAAGGAACCAACCAGCCCCCCGTTTCGTCCCGGCCCCGAAACAGATGAGAAACTTTGGGATCCCGTCGGCTACTACTATTCAGATGGCTCTCTCAAGATCGTGCCTGGTCATGCCCGGTGCCAGCCTGGGGTGGG CCCTTCTCCACCGCCTGGCATACCTGGCCAGCCCCTGCCTTCTCCGACTCGGCTTCACCTAGGGGGTGGCCGGAACTCAAACGCCAATGGTTACGTGCGCTTACAGCTGGGAGGGGAGGACCGAGGAGGACTTGGGCACCCACTGCCGGAGCTCGCCGATGAACTGCGACGCAAGCTACAACAGCGCCAGCCACTGCCTGACTCCAACCCAGAGGAGTCCTCAGTATGA